Genomic window (Thermanaeromonas sp. C210):
TAAAGGAAAGGTCCCAACCCCTGGAAAGGTTGTGATATGGTGTCCTGGTGCGCGGAATTCTTCTGGCGGATTTTCGAGAAAACCGGGTCCATAGCAGCCTATATTATTTACCGCAGACTAGTCCTGCAGTAAATAAGACGTTTAAATGCCGTGAACGGGAGGAGTAGCTTGCCGGTACCTTACAGGGAGGCGGCGTCGGCGACTGGAAGCGCTGCTAAGGGAGGGGCAAGCGAAGTTCGCCCGGGAGCAGCTGGCTGAAAGGCGGGAAGCCGAGTAGGCTAAGCCGGTCCTCCTACCGTTAAGAAGGAGACCTGTTGTTGGGCAGGTATCTTGGGGTGGTTTCTTTTGTAAACATTGGGTCTTCGTCCCGAAGGGGCGAAGGCTTTTTTTATGGGGTGAGGATATGCTGGAAGCCATTAGCGAGCTAAAGGAAAGGGCTATCGCGGAGCTATCGCAAATTAAAGACCTTGAAAAACTAGAAGCTATAAGGGTTAAGTACCTGGGGAAAAAGGGAGAACTGACCCAGATTTTGCGCGGTATGGGGAAACTGTCCCCCGAGGAGCGGCCCCGGGTGGGCCAGGCGGCCAACCGGGCCCGGGAAGAGCTGGAGGCCGCCCTGCAAGTGGCCAGGAGGCACCTGCTGGAGGCGGAAAAGGAGCGCCGCCTTAAGGAGGAAAGCCTGGATGTCACCCTTCCGGGTCGGCCCTTACCTCGCGGTTACCGCCATCCCTTAAGCCGGGTTTTGGCGGAACTGAAAGATATTTTTGTGGGACTGGGTTTCGCCGTAGCCGAGGGTCCGGAGGTGGAGACGGACTACTACAACTTCACGGCCTTGAATCTGCCGCCCGAGCATCCCGCCCGGGATATGCAGGATTCCTTTTACATCACTCCCAACGTCCTGCTCCGTACCCACACCTCGCCCGTTCAAGTGCGGGTCATGGAGGCCATGCGCCCGCACCTGCCCATCCGGATTATAGCTCCGGGCAAGGTGTACCGGCGGGATGACGATGCTACCCATTCCCCCATGTTCCACCAGGTGGAGGGATTGCTGGTGGACAGGAGGGTGACCTTCGGGGATTTAAAGGGCATCCTCATGGCCTTCCTGCGGCAGTTCTTCGGGTCCGGTGTAGGGGTTCGTTTCCGGCCCAGTTATTTTCCCTTTACCGAACCGAGCGCCGAAGTGGATATCTCCTGTGTTATGTGCCGGGGACGGGGTTGCCGGGTGTGCAAGCAGAGCGGGTGGCTGGAGATACTGGGGAGTGGCATGGTCCACCCCGCCGTCCTGGAAATGGCCGGATACGACCCCGAAGAAGTCAGCGGCTTTGCCTTCGGTTTGGGCGTGGAGCGGCTGGCTATGCTTAAGTACGGTATCGACGACCTTCGCCTCTTCTTTGAAAACGACCTGCGCTTCTTGAGCCAGTTTTAGGATTCCGGGATGAGTGAGGAGGAAGGGAATTGCGCGTACCTTACAGTTGGTTGCGTGAATTTGTAGAAATAGATTTACCGCCGGAGGAGCTGGCGGAAAAACTCACCATGGCCGGGGTACCCGTGGAGAATATTATAGGTCCCCAAACCGGCCTGGAAGGAGTGGTGGTGGGTGAAATCCTGGCCATAGAGGACCACCCCCACGCCGAGCACCTGGTAGTATGCCAAGTGGATGTAGGAGGCAGGGTGCTGTCCCTGGTAACCGGCGCCCCTAACATATGGGTGGGCCAGAAGGTGGCGGTGGCCCTAGAAGGGGCCCGCCTCCCCGGCGGCCGGGAAATTCGCAAGGCCACCTTTCGCGGCGTGGACTCCCACGGCATGGTCTGTTCGACCCAGGAATTGGGCCTGGACAGCAGCCTGGTGGCTCCGGAGGACCGGGAAGGCATCCTCACCCTTCCGCCCGATGCTCCCCTGGGTGAAGAGGTGGCCGGTATTCTCGGTTTCAAGGAAACCGTATTAGAACTGGAACTGACTCCCAACCGGGCCGACTGCTTGAGCATTCAGGGGGTGGCCCGGGAGGTAGCGGCCTTAACCGGTGCGCCTTTGCTCCGGCCGGCCCTTGAGGTGGTGGAAGAGGGGCCCCCTACTTCCAGTTTGGTCCAGGTGGAAATCGAAGCCCCGGATATGTGCGGCCGCTATGTCGCCCGGATCGTGCGGGGGGTAAAAATCGGTCCCTCTCCCACGTGGATGCAGCAGAGGTTGCGGGCTTGCGGGGTAAGGCCCATCAACAACATAGTAGACGTTACCAATTACGTTATGCTGGAGATGGGCCAGCCTTTACATGCCTTTGATTACACCCTCCTCCGGGACAGGCGAATTATCGTCCGCCGGGCCAAGCCGGGAGAAAAAATTGTGACCCTGGACGGCCAGGAACGTGCCCTAGATCCACGGGTACTGGTCATAGCCGATTGCGAGAGGGCAGTGGCCGTAGCAGGGGTGATGGGGGGACAGGACACCGAAGTAACCCCGAACACGGAGGACATCTTAATCGAGTCGGCCCACTTCGACGGGGCGTCCATCCGCAGGGCTTCCCGCCTGCTGGGATTACGTTCGGAATCCTCATTGCGCTTTGAGCGCGGGGTCAACATAGAAGGGTGTGCAGAGGCGGCCGACCGCGCTGCCGCCCTCATGCAGGCGCTGGCCGGGGGGAAAGTCAGCCCCGGGCGGGTAGATTGTTACGTGAAGAGGCGGGAACCCGTAATTATTAACCTCCGGCCGGAAAGGGTAAATTACCTTCTGGGGACCGAACTCACCTCCCGGGAAATCCGGCAGATTTTAGAGCGACTGCACCTTAAGGTCGAAGGCGGGGACCCCCTGCGGGTGGAAGTCCCGGCGGCGAGGGGAGACCTGACCAGGGAGGTCGACCTCGTCGAGGAAGTGGCCCGGCTTTACGGTTACGACCGCATTCCCGTAACTATACCGCCAGGGGTGGCGGCGGGGGAGAAGAAATCACCCCGGCTGTGTTGGGAAGAGCTGGGTAGGGAGATTGCCACCTCCTGCGGGCTGGCCGAGGTTGTTACCTATAGCTTTATAAACCCCAAAGGATGGGATGTTTTTCGCCTGCCCCCCGACCACCCCTGGCGCCGGACCGTCGTCCTGCAGAATCCCCTGCGGGAAGAGCAGAGCGTTCTGAGAACTACTCTACTGCCAGGGCTCCTCGAGGTGGCAGCCCGCAATGCCCATCGGAAGGTCATGCCCGTGGCTATTTACGAGCTGGGCCGCGTTTTCCTGCCCGGGCGGGATGAGTTGCCGGAAGAGCCCTTAAGGCTGGCCGGCCTGGTAATGGGCAGCCGGGACCGGGGCTGGGCCTGGCCCCGCCAGGAAATGGATTTCTACTATCTTAAAGGAATACTAGAGGAAATCCTAGAGCGCGCCGGGCTACCGGAGGTGCGCTTTAAGGCCAGTACCGCCTGGCCCTTCCTCCACCCCGGGCGCAGCGCGGCCCTTTGGGTGCGGGATGTCAACCTGGGCTTTTTGGGCGAGGTACACCCGGACGTTTTGGAGGCCTATGACCTGCCCCAGCGGGCCTGTGTTTTCGAGGTGGACTGGGATCGGGCCCTGGATCTGGCTGAAACCTCGCCCGTTTATGAGCCCCTGCCCCGCTTCCCGGCTGTGGAGAGGGACCTGGCGGTGGT
Coding sequences:
- the pheS gene encoding phenylalanine--tRNA ligase subunit alpha → MLEAISELKERAIAELSQIKDLEKLEAIRVKYLGKKGELTQILRGMGKLSPEERPRVGQAANRAREELEAALQVARRHLLEAEKERRLKEESLDVTLPGRPLPRGYRHPLSRVLAELKDIFVGLGFAVAEGPEVETDYYNFTALNLPPEHPARDMQDSFYITPNVLLRTHTSPVQVRVMEAMRPHLPIRIIAPGKVYRRDDDATHSPMFHQVEGLLVDRRVTFGDLKGILMAFLRQFFGSGVGVRFRPSYFPFTEPSAEVDISCVMCRGRGCRVCKQSGWLEILGSGMVHPAVLEMAGYDPEEVSGFAFGLGVERLAMLKYGIDDLRLFFENDLRFLSQF
- the pheT gene encoding phenylalanine--tRNA ligase subunit beta, which encodes MRVPYSWLREFVEIDLPPEELAEKLTMAGVPVENIIGPQTGLEGVVVGEILAIEDHPHAEHLVVCQVDVGGRVLSLVTGAPNIWVGQKVAVALEGARLPGGREIRKATFRGVDSHGMVCSTQELGLDSSLVAPEDREGILTLPPDAPLGEEVAGILGFKETVLELELTPNRADCLSIQGVAREVAALTGAPLLRPALEVVEEGPPTSSLVQVEIEAPDMCGRYVARIVRGVKIGPSPTWMQQRLRACGVRPINNIVDVTNYVMLEMGQPLHAFDYTLLRDRRIIVRRAKPGEKIVTLDGQERALDPRVLVIADCERAVAVAGVMGGQDTEVTPNTEDILIESAHFDGASIRRASRLLGLRSESSLRFERGVNIEGCAEAADRAAALMQALAGGKVSPGRVDCYVKRREPVIINLRPERVNYLLGTELTSREIRQILERLHLKVEGGDPLRVEVPAARGDLTREVDLVEEVARLYGYDRIPVTIPPGVAAGEKKSPRLCWEELGREIATSCGLAEVVTYSFINPKGWDVFRLPPDHPWRRTVVLQNPLREEQSVLRTTLLPGLLEVAARNAHRKVMPVAIYELGRVFLPGRDELPEEPLRLAGLVMGSRDRGWAWPRQEMDFYYLKGILEEILERAGLPEVRFKASTAWPFLHPGRSAALWVRDVNLGFLGEVHPDVLEAYDLPQRACVFEVDWDRALDLAETSPVYEPLPRFPAVERDLAVVVAEETAADQVQDIIVGAAGEMLRACRLFDVYRGEQIAPGFKSLAYALTFQRDDRTLTEEEVHTALNRIEEELAKKLGATLRK